One region of Phragmites australis chromosome 18, lpPhrAust1.1, whole genome shotgun sequence genomic DNA includes:
- the LOC133899515 gene encoding uncharacterized protein LOC133899515, with translation MAAEAEAVELGAGGETVVVHLPPPSEEDPLYQDKKRILKTRNLSCVFQVPVSCSAADALKLLDRMNQAARVVHMDELELYFAGDDDIGPFSARNELESQNLLFKIMNKLLLTSNAVAKEVLQILQDEIVVTLRSVGKTDDAQMVVQTQNHDAEDFLLKWGKHHGVKSKLQIAFFQGAGRGMLASESIGVGDVALEIPESLIISEELLCQSEVFLALKDFNNITSETMLLLWSMRERHNLSSKFKAYFETLPANFNTGLSFGIDALATLEGTLLFDEIMQAKQHLRQQYDELFPLLCTNFPEILKNDVCTWDNFLWACELWYSNSMMVVLSSGKLSTCLVPVAGLLNHSVSPHILNYGRVDEATKSLKFPLSRPCDAGEQCFLSYGKHPGSHLITFYGFLPRGDNPYDVIPLDLDISAADEDGTAQSVSTSQLTHMVRGTWLSRSGGFPTYGLPQRLLSHLRAVLGCDFDESTPEADIKENDRVVLGTLLSIFDPMLEELREPDDLDRENTSWDVKLVLDYKDLQRRIIQSIVTSCTSALENFNS, from the exons aTGGCGGCTGAGGCGGAGGCCGTGGAGCTGGGAGCGGGAGGTGAGACGGTGGTGGTTCACCTGCCGCCTCCCTCGGAGGAGGATCCCCTTTACCAAGACAAGAAG AGAATATTGAAAACCAGGAACCTATCCTGCGTATTTCAAGTTCCGGTATCATGTTCTGCCGCTGATGCCCTCAAATTACTGGATCGGATGAATCAAGCTGCTAGGGTAGTCCATATGGATGAG CTAGAGCTTTATTTTGCTGGAGATGATGATATCGGTCCATTCTCTGCAAGGAATGAGCTTGAATCTCAAAATCTTCTGTTCAAAATCATGAACAAATTGCTTCTAACTTCCAATGCTGTAGCCAAGGAAGTATTGCAGATACTACAGGATGAGATAGTTGTTACGCTCAGATCTGTTGGAAAGACAGATGATGCGCAGATGGTTGTTCAAACACAGAACCATGACGCCGAAGATTTTCTTCTGAAATGGGGGAAGCATCATGGTGTTAAATCTAAATTGCAGATAGCTT TTTTTCAAGGAGCTGGAAGAGGAATGCTAGCTTCTGAAAGTATAGGTGTGGGGGATGTTGCTCTTGAAATTCCAGAGTCCCTTATCATATCTGAGGAACTTCTTTGTCAGTCTGAAGTG TTTCTGGCATTAAAAGATTTCAATAATATCACATCTGAGACTATGTTATTATTGTGGAGCATGAGAGAGCGGCATAATCTATCTTCGAAGTTTAAGGCGTACTTTGAGACACTCCCAGCAAATTTTAATACAG GCTTGAGTTTTGGAATTGATGCACTTGCCACATTAGAAGGAACCCTTCTTTTTGATGAGATAATGCAAGCTAAGCAG CACTTGCGCCAGCAGTATGATGAGTTATTTCCCTTGCTGTGCACCAATTTTCCTGAGATATTAAAAAACGACGTATGCACATGGGACAATTTTCTGTGGGCATGTGAGCTATGGTATTCTAACAGTATGATGGTTGTTCTAAGTAGCGGGAAATTATCAACTTGCTTGGTTCCTGTTGCTGGACTTCTGAATCACTCG GTGTCCCCTCATATTCTTAACTATGGTCGAGTAGATGAAGCTACAAAATCTTTGAAGTTTCCTTTATCAAGGCCATGTGATGCAGGGGAGCAATGTTTTCTCAGTTATGGGAAACATCCAGGATCACATCTTATTACCTTCTATGGGTTTCTACCAAGAGGAGACAACCCTTATGATGTTATACCTTTAG ATCTTGATATATCTGCTGCTGATGAGGATGGCACAGCCCAGTCTGTGAGTACAAGCCAATTAACTCATATGGTTCGTGGGACATGGCTGTCCAGATCTGGAGGATTTCCCACGTATGGCCTGCCTCAGCGCTTGCTATCCCATCTCCGTGCTGTtctaggttgtgattttgatgaatcaactccAGAGGCTGAT ATCAAGGAAAATGACAGGGTGGTGCTGGGAACACTCCTGTCCATATTTGACCCCATGCTTGAAGAATTACGGGAGCCAGATGATCTCGACAG GGAGAACACCAGTTGGGATGTGAAGCTAGTATTGGACTACAAAGATCTGCAGAGAAGGATAATACAGTCCATTGTCACTTCCTGTACCTCAGCATTGGAAAATTTTAACTCCTAG